The sequence GAGGCCCGTCCAGTAACAGTCCATGCCGGCCAAGCCGACGCCTGAAAGATTTACTTCTTCGGCGGACGCAGAGCGTCTCTCTCCTATTACCTTCATCCGGGATTCCGCTTTCGCGGAACGACAAACTCTATCAAAAAGCGCGCCATTAAGACGCGCTTTTTTGGTGAGATAACTCACACTATCGTGATTTCTGCCTAAGCAGCCCCTCCTGGGCGGTGGAAGCGACTAACTCCCCGGCCTGATTGAAGATCTGCCCCCGCACCAGTCCCCGTGAATTGATGGCATTGGGGGAGTCCACGCTGTAGAGCAGCCACTGGTCAAACGCCACCGGGCGGTGGAACCACATGGAGTGATCTATGGTGGCCATCTTGATCCCCGGTGTCAGGAAGGACACCCCATGGGGCTGGGCGGCGGTCACCAGGAAATTGAGATCCGAGGCGTAGGCCAGCAGGTGACTGTGCAGCACCGGGGCCGCCGGCAGGGTACCGTTGGCCCGCATCCACATGTGCCGAACCGGCTCCCTGGGGGTGGGTTTCAGCGGGTTGATGGGGTCCACCGGACGGATCTCTATGGAGGTGTTGTTCAGATAGATGTCCAGCACCGCATCGGGCACCTTACCGCGCATCCCCTCAGCCAGTTGAAACTGGTTAGGCAGGGTCTCGGGTCCCGGCACCTGAGGCATCTGAGCCTGATGCTCAAATCCCGGCTCCAGGTGGTGGAAGGAGCCGGTCAGGTGGAAAATAGGACGGCCATGCTGAATGGCGCTGACCCGACGGGTGCTGATGGAGCCGCCGTCGCGCATGTTCTCCACCTCGTAGATCACCGGACGATTGAGGTCGCCGGCACGCAGGAAGTAGGAGTGGAAGGAGTGGATCTCGCGCGCCGAGTCCACCGTTCGGGTGGCCGCCGCCAGTGCCTGACCGAGCACCTGGCCGCCAAACAGGTGACCGAAACCCAG is a genomic window of Ferrimonas sp. YFM containing:
- the tesB gene encoding acyl-CoA thioesterase II, coding for MSNSLDTLLQIMDLEQLEEGLYRGQSEDLGFGHLFGGQVLGQALAAATRTVDSAREIHSFHSYFLRAGDLNRPVIYEVENMRDGGSISTRRVSAIQHGRPIFHLTGSFHHLEPGFEHQAQMPQVPGPETLPNQFQLAEGMRGKVPDAVLDIYLNNTSIEIRPVDPINPLKPTPREPVRHMWMRANGTLPAAPVLHSHLLAYASDLNFLVTAAQPHGVSFLTPGIKMATIDHSMWFHRPVAFDQWLLYSVDSPNAINSRGLVRGQIFNQAGELVASTAQEGLLRQKSR